Proteins from a single region of Drosophila gunungcola strain Sukarami unplaced genomic scaffold, Dgunungcola_SK_2 000134F, whole genome shotgun sequence:
- the LOC128265548 gene encoding uncharacterized oxidoreductase SAR2567 has product MEPMTMLVLAFQLLALFSIAGALLIYLICKVREDSASASADSQPSRVVLVTSADTALGLQLCTHLANKGCRVFAGMKEAHDSLPAKLLCGWMKIREYSEEPIAGTIIPMRLDVTREDVLREATVSMGAHLNADERGIAAVINTSGSVFRGKVESQDVQQWEHMLKTNILGTLRVAKAFVGFLRPTRGRLLYLGGGGGGGEATRTGGDGLVAFNASRVAVDKCAEELRKELQPYGVSVVALDTCGMTAESLYKAPVAQTVSSTAGAPTQYTADVLSPGALQVIERALWDFAPQQRYPLLSHNKYQFTLPCRSSLRLQRPVASSAGESATQSV; this is encoded by the exons ATGGAGCCAATGACCATGCTGGTGTTGGCCTTCCAGCTGCTGGCGCTCTTCTCGATCGCCGGTGCGCTGCTCATCTACCTGATCTGCAAGGTGCGCGAGGACAGCGCCTCGGCCTCGGCGGACTCGCAGCCCAGCCGGGTGGTGCTGGTCACCAGCGCGGACACCGCCTTGGGCCTCCAGCTGTGCACCCATCTGGCGAACAAGGGATGCCGCGTGTTCGCCGGCATGAAGGAGGCCCACGATTCGCTGCCCGCCAAGCTGCTCTGCGGCTGGATGAAGATCCGGGAGTACAGTGAGGAGCCGATTGCGGGCACCATCATTCCGATGCGGCTGGATGTCACGCGGGAGGATGTGCTGCGCGAGGCCACCGTCTCCATGGGCGCCCATTTGAACGCCGATGAGCGCGGCATTGCGGCCGTAATCAACACCAGTGGCAGTGTGTTCCGAGGCAAGGTGGAGTCACAGGATGTGCAGCAGTGGGAGCACATGCTCAAGACCAACATCCTGGGCACGCTGCGTGTGGCCAAGGCTTTCGTGGGCTTCCTGCGTCCCACGCGCGGCCGTCTTCTATACttgggcggcggcggtggcggcggtgaGGCCACTCGCACCGGTGGCGATGGACTGGTGGCCTTCAATGCCTCGCGCGTGGCCGTGGACAAGTGCGCCGAGGAGCTGCGCAAGGAGCTGCAGCCCTATGGCGTCAGCGTGGTGGCCCTGGACACCTGCGGCATGACGGCGGAGTCATTGTACAAGGCGCCGGTGGCACAGA CCGTCTCCTCCACCGCTGGAGCTCCCACGCAGTATACGGCGGATGTGCTCAGTCCGGGCGCCCTCCAGGTGATCGAGCGGGCGCTGTGGGACTTTGCTCCGCAGCAGCGCTATCCGCTGCTGAGCCACAACAAGTACCAATTCACGTTGCCATGTCGCTCCTCGCTGCGTCTCCAAAGGCCGGTAGCTTCATCCGCCGGCGAGTCCGCCACCCAGTCGGTTTGA